Proteins encoded in a region of the Chryseobacterium piperi genome:
- a CDS encoding DinB family protein: MEIKPVETFIDYYEKIRARTIRLIEVVPSEYLDFSYKPGKFSIGDQIRHIAAIERNMYGETISGRKSAYQGCGKELADGYEDTVKYFNEMHTQTLEIIKGLSDEDLNRKCLTPANHEISIWKWLRAMVEHEIHHRGELYIYLNLLDVKTPQIYGFSAEEVQEMSVKK; this comes from the coding sequence ATGGAAATAAAACCTGTAGAAACGTTTATTGATTATTATGAAAAAATACGAGCAAGAACCATTCGGTTAATCGAAGTTGTTCCTTCGGAATATCTCGATTTCTCTTATAAACCGGGAAAGTTTAGTATCGGAGATCAGATCAGGCATATTGCTGCCATTGAACGGAATATGTACGGTGAAACTATTTCAGGGAGAAAAAGTGCCTACCAGGGCTGTGGAAAAGAATTAGCTGATGGATATGAAGACACCGTAAAGTATTTCAATGAAATGCATACACAAACCTTAGAAATCATTAAAGGACTTTCTGATGAAGATCTTAACCGAAAATGCCTGACCCCGGCCAATCACGAAATATCAATATGGAAATGGCTTCGAGCAATGGTTGAGCACGAAATTCATCACAGAGGAGAACTATACATTTACCTTAATCTTCTTGATGTAAAAACCCCTCAGATTTATGGTTTTTCTGCGGAAGAGGTACAAGAAATGAGTGTCAAGAAATAG
- a CDS encoding helix-turn-helix transcriptional regulator yields MKKPAADRILMFLKMRGEATSQLIAKELEITKEGARKHLLNLAQEGLIESVAKSEGVGRPSTYYMLTEKGLSQFPDTHADITVQLLKSVKNLLGENALDLLINDREKNTYQRYEKALHKASTLEQRLDILAKIRSEEGYMAEWMKEDKDYFLIENHCPICAAATECQGFCRAELSNFQNLIGSEYKVERIKHILSGGQRCVYRISG; encoded by the coding sequence ATGAAGAAGCCGGCAGCGGATCGTATTCTAATGTTTTTAAAAATGAGAGGGGAGGCTACTTCACAACTCATTGCTAAAGAATTAGAGATTACAAAAGAGGGAGCGAGAAAGCATTTATTAAACCTGGCGCAGGAAGGTTTGATAGAATCCGTTGCTAAAAGTGAAGGCGTTGGACGTCCTTCTACGTATTATATGCTTACCGAAAAAGGATTATCGCAATTTCCGGATACCCACGCTGATATTACCGTACAGCTTCTCAAATCTGTAAAAAATCTGTTAGGAGAAAATGCATTGGATTTACTGATCAATGACCGGGAAAAAAATACGTATCAACGATATGAAAAAGCCTTACATAAGGCTTCAACTCTGGAACAGCGGTTGGATATTTTAGCAAAGATCCGTAGTGAAGAGGGCTATATGGCAGAGTGGATGAAAGAAGATAAAGACTACTTTCTCATAGAAAACCATTGTCCGATTTGTGCGGCGGCTACGGAATGCCAGGGATTTTGTCGTGCAGAACTTTCTAATTTTCAGAATTTAATAGGTTCAGAGTATAAAGTAGAACGTATTAAGCATATTCTTTCGGGGGGACAGCGTTGTGTGTATAGAATCAGTGGATAA
- a CDS encoding DUF2480 family protein: MDQKIFVNKAEASGIIAFDLLDYQPSIEIVELDIKEHLFMGMIVKEKEFKESLTTIDFSAYDGKAIAVVCSADAIIPPWAYMLLTDKLSSHASSIDLNNTKTVQLDFWKKNLNNADLTLYKNQKVVIRASADIDPSLYILATSLLKPFVKSLMYGEIGMPKVIFKN, encoded by the coding sequence ATGGATCAGAAAATTTTTGTCAATAAAGCAGAAGCCTCAGGAATTATTGCATTTGATCTTCTGGATTATCAACCTTCGATAGAAATCGTAGAACTCGATATCAAAGAACACCTTTTTATGGGAATGATCGTCAAGGAAAAAGAATTTAAAGAATCATTGACAACAATTGATTTCTCCGCCTATGACGGAAAAGCTATTGCGGTAGTTTGCTCTGCAGATGCTATCATCCCACCCTGGGCATATATGCTATTAACAGACAAGCTATCTTCACATGCCAGCTCTATTGATCTTAATAACACTAAGACGGTCCAGCTGGACTTCTGGAAAAAAAATCTAAACAATGCAGATCTTACACTTTATAAAAATCAAAAAGTAGTCATCAGAGCAAGTGCTGATATTGACCCCAGCCTTTATATCTTAGCTACGTCTTTACTAAAGCCATTTGTCAAAAGCCTAATGTATGGCGAAATAGGAATGCCGAAAGTCATCTTTAAAAATTAA
- a CDS encoding NADPH-dependent FMN reductase: MKAIIFNGALERRPQSTSGLISRYFTEKLEMLGITHDIFALADSGIPLYDITLTKTPLAVERMAQLFLDADIHFWLAPLYHGSIPGVMKNCLDWLEITADQEQPYLTDKTVGLVCWADGLQAMQGVNTMDAIAKSLRAWPLPFSVPMIRTSLFDHENKISPFYTDKLDRLISIATSNRIEKIPHSKV; encoded by the coding sequence ATGAAAGCAATTATATTTAACGGAGCACTGGAAAGAAGACCACAATCTACTTCAGGACTTATCTCCAGATATTTTACAGAAAAACTTGAAATGCTGGGAATTACCCATGACATTTTCGCCCTTGCAGATTCAGGAATTCCTCTCTATGATATAACCCTTACCAAGACACCTTTAGCCGTAGAGCGTATGGCTCAGCTTTTCCTGGATGCAGATATTCATTTCTGGCTTGCGCCGCTTTATCACGGCAGTATCCCCGGAGTAATGAAAAATTGCCTGGACTGGCTTGAGATCACTGCCGATCAGGAACAGCCTTATCTCACAGATAAAACGGTAGGATTGGTTTGCTGGGCAGATGGCCTGCAGGCTATGCAGGGAGTCAACACGATGGACGCTATTGCTAAATCGTTACGAGCATGGCCATTACCATTCAGCGTTCCGATGATCAGAACTTCTTTATTTGATCATGAAAATAAAATTTCTCCGTTCTATACTGATAAACTCGACAGACTGATTAGTATTGCAACGTCCAATAGGATTGAAAAAATACCTCACTCCAAAGTTTGA
- a CDS encoding 4Fe-4S dicluster domain-containing protein — protein MAIRITDACINCGACEPECPNSAIYEGAIDWRWQDKTKLSGKTIFPDGTEVDASAYNEAIADDIYYIVSGKCTECKGFHEEPQCKAVCPVDCCVDDPDHRESEEVLFSRQRFLHHV, from the coding sequence ATGGCCATAAGAATAACAGATGCATGCATTAACTGTGGAGCCTGTGAACCTGAGTGTCCCAACTCCGCCATCTATGAAGGTGCCATCGACTGGAGATGGCAGGATAAAACGAAACTTTCGGGAAAAACCATTTTTCCGGATGGAACGGAAGTAGATGCGAGCGCTTACAACGAAGCTATCGCAGATGATATTTATTATATTGTTTCCGGAAAATGTACGGAGTGCAAAGGCTTTCATGAAGAGCCTCAATGCAAAGCCGTATGTCCTGTAGATTGCTGTGTAGATGATCCGGATCACCGTGAAAGCGAAGAGGTACTATTCAGCCGTCAAAGGTTTTTACATCACGTGTAG